In Candidatus Omnitrophota bacterium, a single genomic region encodes these proteins:
- a CDS encoding DNA methyltransferase, translating into MENKCEQDDLELQTTTVWSFPNRGKWLTHNAKYRGNWAPQIPNNLIRLYSKEGDTVLDPMVGSGTTMIEAKSLGRRGIGFDIHLEVIKLAQESCKFDCDKCYESVIKHGDARDLKSVEGESIDLITTHPPYLNIIKYGDKEIEGDLSAIYSLSKFCDEIEKVALECYRVLKSGKYCAILIGDTRRRRHYVPLAFNVMNRFLKAGFILKEDIIKLQHNCSTTKYWNAQEKDFLLIMHEHLFVFRKIGKEEQSGIFKDSSAIN; encoded by the coding sequence ATGGAAAACAAGTGCGAGCAGGATGATTTAGAGCTTCAGACTACAACAGTATGGTCATTCCCCAATCGCGGTAAATGGTTAACGCATAACGCTAAGTATCGTGGTAATTGGGCCCCTCAAATCCCCAATAATCTCATCCGGCTTTATTCTAAAGAAGGCGACACTGTTTTAGACCCAATGGTTGGCAGTGGTACTACAATGATTGAAGCAAAATCATTGGGCCGGAGAGGAATAGGTTTTGATATCCATCTCGAAGTTATCAAACTTGCTCAGGAATCATGTAAATTTGATTGTGACAAATGTTATGAGTCGGTCATTAAACACGGGGATGCCCGGGATCTAAAATCCGTAGAAGGCGAAAGCATTGATTTAATTACTACTCATCCCCCATATTTAAACATTATTAAATATGGTGATAAAGAAATCGAAGGCGATCTCTCTGCAATTTACAGTCTTTCGAAATTTTGTGATGAGATAGAAAAAGTCGCTCTGGAATGTTATCGTGTTCTCAAGTCTGGTAAATATTGTGCAATCCTCATAGGAGATACGCGTCGTAGGCGGCATTATGTTCCGCTTGCCTTTAATGTTATGAACCGTTTTCTTAAGGCTGGGTTTATTCTCAAGGAAGACATTATAAAGCTTCAGCATAATTGTTCCACAACTAAGTATTGGAACGCGCAGGAAAAAGATTTCTTACTCATTATGCATGAGCATCTATTTGTTTTTCGTAAAATAGGGAAGGAAGAACAGAGTGGCATCTTTAAGGATAGTAGTGCGATTAATTGA
- a CDS encoding Bro-N domain-containing protein, protein METKMAVFKGKGIRKVIYNNEWWFVIEDVVIALIDSGDPKQYVQRMKQRDPELAKGWVQIVHTLEIHTEGGKQKMNCANTEGVFRIIQSIPSPKAEPFKRWLAKVGYERVQEIENPELATKRTRMLYKLKGYPDSWIEKRMRGIAIREELTDEWQKRGAQEKKDYEILTSEISKATFGITPGQYKKIKRLKRENLRDHMDDFELIFTMLGERSTTEIHRTEDSQGVPKLKSDAKAGGDIAGNARKQLEKRIKRPIVSRDNFLEQSKRVKNLPYK, encoded by the coding sequence ATGGAGACGAAGATGGCGGTATTTAAAGGAAAAGGGATACGGAAAGTCATTTATAATAATGAATGGTGGTTTGTGATTGAAGATGTAGTTATTGCTCTTATTGATTCAGGTGATCCTAAGCAGTATGTTCAAAGAATGAAACAAAGAGATCCGGAACTGGCTAAAGGGTGGGTACAAATTGTACATACCCTTGAAATTCACACAGAAGGTGGAAAGCAAAAGATGAATTGCGCTAATACAGAAGGAGTTTTTCGTATTATTCAGTCAATACCATCTCCCAAAGCAGAGCCGTTTAAACGTTGGTTGGCTAAAGTTGGTTATGAGCGAGTGCAGGAAATTGAGAATCCGGAGTTGGCAACCAAACGGACAAGGATGCTCTATAAACTCAAAGGATATCCCGATAGCTGGATTGAAAAACGTATGCGCGGTATTGCTATTCGTGAAGAACTTACGGATGAATGGCAGAAACGCGGTGCGCAAGAAAAAAAGGATTACGAAATTTTAACTTCAGAAATATCAAAAGCTACCTTTGGGATTACGCCTGGCCAGTATAAGAAGATAAAACGGTTAAAACGTGAAAATCTGCGTGACCATATGGATGATTTTGAGCTTATCTTTACAATGCTTGGAGAAAGGTCAACTACCGAAATTCATCGCACTGAAGATTCGCAAGGTGTGCCGAAGCTTAAAAGCGATGCCAAGGCCGGAGGAGATATTGCCGGCAATGCCAGAAAACAATTGGAAAAAAGAATAAAAAGGCCGATTGTTTCAAGAGATAATTTTTTGGAGCAATCTAAAAGAGTCAAAAATTTGCCTTATAAATAA
- a CDS encoding ATP-binding cassette domain-containing protein, translating into MAFISLQEVNLAFSGPLIFNGLNLQLEQGERIALLGRNGAGKTTLMKVMIGQQPVDAGTVITQKGIQVAHLPQEVPVDITGNVFDIVLSGLGARAELLSQHHRLTQRLQTEQTPELLRQLDTLQDKLNHTDSWDVNNQVEEAIAKMKLDPDSDFSLLSGGQKRRALLARALVLKPEVLLLDEPTNHLDIDSMLWLEGFLLNYPGTVFFVTHDRMFMTRLATRIIELDRGRIYSWSCDYKTFLERKQAALDMEEARDSRFDKKLAEEEVWIRKGVKARRCRNEGRVKALERLREEKKQQRKAIGEVRMRAQKVDPSGQRVIKVAQLGFSFGEKCLVRDFSTQIMRGDKIGVIGPNGSGKTTLLRLLLGQLEPQKGKVTLGTNLQVAYYDQLREQLDEDATVAENVNGESDAIVINGKPKHIIGYLQDFLFTPDRARTPVKVLSGGERNRLFLARLFSKPSNVLVMDEPTNDLDIETLELLEELLLEYPGTLLLVSHDRVFLNNVVTSTMVLEGDGLINEYAGGYDDWLSQRKFAQQPAVKAKPKKEIIRPKKPVVPRKLTSKEQHELDSLASVIEKIENEQKQIYAHLADFKFYEKDPAEIAGTKVRLELLSDELEKAYARWEYLEELSE; encoded by the coding sequence ATGGCGTTTATCAGTTTACAGGAAGTTAATCTTGCGTTTAGCGGGCCGCTGATTTTTAATGGTTTAAATTTACAGCTGGAGCAGGGGGAACGTATTGCCCTGCTTGGCCGTAATGGCGCGGGAAAGACCACCTTAATGAAGGTGATGATTGGCCAGCAGCCGGTTGACGCGGGTACAGTTATCACGCAAAAAGGAATTCAGGTTGCTCATCTGCCGCAGGAGGTGCCTGTGGATATCACCGGGAATGTTTTTGATATCGTTCTTTCGGGGCTGGGCGCGCGGGCTGAACTTTTAAGCCAGCACCACCGCCTTACCCAGCGTCTGCAAACAGAGCAGACTCCGGAATTATTGAGGCAGCTTGATACTCTCCAAGATAAACTTAACCATACTGATAGTTGGGATGTGAATAATCAGGTAGAAGAGGCTATTGCCAAAATGAAACTGGATCCGGATAGCGATTTTTCCCTGTTGTCCGGAGGGCAGAAACGCCGGGCGCTTTTGGCTAGGGCTTTAGTGCTTAAACCGGAGGTTTTACTGCTGGATGAGCCGACTAACCATTTGGATATTGATTCCATGCTTTGGCTGGAAGGATTTTTGCTCAATTACCCGGGTACGGTTTTCTTTGTGACCCATGACCGGATGTTTATGACGCGTTTAGCTACTAGGATCATTGAGCTTGATCGGGGAAGGATATATAGTTGGTCATGCGACTATAAGACATTTCTTGAACGTAAACAAGCAGCTTTGGATATGGAGGAAGCCCGGGATAGCCGTTTTGATAAAAAATTAGCAGAAGAAGAGGTTTGGATTCGTAAAGGAGTTAAGGCGCGCAGGTGCCGCAATGAAGGCCGGGTTAAGGCGCTGGAGCGTTTACGTGAGGAGAAGAAGCAACAGCGTAAGGCAATCGGAGAAGTACGCATGCGCGCGCAGAAAGTTGACCCTTCGGGCCAGCGGGTGATTAAAGTCGCGCAACTTGGATTTAGTTTTGGGGAGAAATGCCTGGTTAGGGATTTTTCCACCCAAATAATGCGGGGCGATAAGATCGGCGTGATCGGGCCCAACGGCAGCGGCAAGACAACCTTGTTACGGCTTCTGTTGGGGCAGCTTGAGCCGCAAAAAGGCAAGGTAACCTTGGGAACGAATTTGCAGGTTGCTTATTATGACCAGCTGCGCGAGCAACTGGATGAGGATGCAACTGTGGCCGAAAACGTCAACGGAGAATCTGACGCCATCGTGATTAACGGTAAACCCAAACATATCATCGGATACTTGCAGGATTTTTTGTTTACTCCGGACCGGGCGCGCACTCCGGTTAAGGTGCTTTCAGGCGGGGAGCGTAACCGTCTTTTTCTGGCGCGGTTATTTTCCAAGCCTTCAAATGTTTTAGTCATGGATGAGCCGACCAATGACCTGGACATTGAAACTCTTGAGCTTTTGGAAGAATTATTGCTGGAGTATCCGGGAACCCTGCTTTTAGTAAGTCATGACCGAGTTTTTTTGAATAATGTAGTTACCTCGACTATGGTTTTGGAAGGGGATGGCCTAATTAATGAATATGCCGGAGGCTATGATGATTGGTTAAGCCAGCGAAAATTCGCCCAGCAGCCCGCGGTAAAAGCAAAACCGAAAAAAGAAATTATCCGCCCCAAAAAACCGGTAGTCCCGCGTAAACTTACTTCTAAAGAACAGCATGAACTTGATAGCCTTGCTTCGGTAATCGAGAAAATAGAGAATGAGCAAAAACAGATATATGCTCACCTAGCGGATTTTAAATTTTACGAGAAGGATCCTGCAGAGATCGCCGGAACCAAGGTCAGATTAGAATTATTATCAGATGAACTGGAAAAGGCCTACGCGCGCTGGGAGTATTTAGAGGAATTATCGGAATAA
- a CDS encoding bifunctional nuclease family protein, producing the protein MMIEMELNKIVIDEKRHDQLIALKEKGGSRMLPIVIGLNEASAIKLKISGFNPPRPLTHDLIFTLLGDLGATVEKVVIDKMEENTFYAKILIKTADGQQKSIDARPSDSIALAVRSHAPIFVEDAILQQYEMFNKDK; encoded by the coding sequence ATGATGATTGAAATGGAGTTGAATAAGATTGTGATTGATGAGAAGAGGCATGATCAGTTGATTGCCCTAAAAGAAAAGGGCGGCAGCCGGATGTTGCCGATTGTGATTGGTTTAAATGAGGCATCGGCTATAAAATTAAAAATCAGCGGGTTTAATCCTCCGCGGCCTCTGACGCATGATTTAATTTTTACTTTGCTTGGCGATCTGGGGGCAACCGTGGAGAAGGTTGTCATCGATAAAATGGAGGAGAATACCTTTTATGCCAAGATCCTCATTAAAACTGCTGACGGCCAACAAAAAAGTATCGATGCCCGGCCAAGCGACAGTATTGCACTGGCCGTGAGGAGTCATGCGCCGATTTTTGTTGAAGATGCAATTCTTCAGCAGTATGAAATGTTCAATAAAGATAAGTAA
- a CDS encoding HD domain-containing protein has product MLQFSLKEKNILKPIYNFAKLKKVKLYLVGGVLRDLILKRKKENPDFDFCLKKGALNFGRLLSKQLRAAYVVLDAEHGACRLVKRIDGKLYTFDFTDFRAPILEKDLLHRDFTINAMALTLSDVFSDKDLNALIIDPYFGRSDLERKIIKVVGLSSFKEDPLRILRAFSFSCMLGFSLDKETLRLAKKEKSRIIAVSSERIRDELFKIFDSVTTYDSLVILDKLKILEILFPEIKPMRHIGQGPYHHLDVWQHTLETLKQFELILKLVKHNPQINNYLEQEVSSFHKRSSLLKLVCILHDVGKPAALRREKGKIIFHGHERVGLGLTRVIWRRLKLSNEEGRSLEKIVLWHLRPGYLADYQNPTQRAIFRYFRDTGNEALSVLLLSLADQRATKGPLATALSRVRHEKLVKLLIHKLLKKQSEKKVIRLINGNDIMNKFKLKASPLIGTVLEALEEAQALGKIKNKKEALELAAKIIKKEQ; this is encoded by the coding sequence ATGCTTCAATTTAGCCTAAAAGAAAAAAATATTTTAAAGCCGATTTATAATTTTGCCAAATTAAAAAAGGTGAAATTATATTTAGTCGGCGGAGTCTTGCGTGATTTAATCTTAAAGAGAAAAAAAGAAAATCCTGATTTTGATTTTTGTTTGAAAAAGGGAGCCTTAAATTTTGGCCGGCTTTTGTCTAAGCAGCTCAGGGCTGCTTATGTAGTTTTGGATGCTGAGCATGGGGCTTGCCGCCTTGTAAAGAGGATAGATGGTAAACTTTACACCTTTGACTTTACGGATTTCCGCGCGCCAATTCTGGAAAAAGATCTTTTGCACCGGGATTTTACGATTAATGCTATGGCTCTTACGCTGAGCGATGTTTTCTCAGACAAAGATTTAAATGCATTGATTATTGATCCGTATTTTGGAAGAAGTGACCTTGAGCGTAAAATAATTAAGGTTGTTGGCCTAAGTTCATTTAAAGAGGATCCTTTAAGGATCCTACGCGCGTTTAGTTTTAGCTGCATGCTTGGGTTTAGTTTGGATAAAGAGACCTTACGCCTGGCAAAAAAAGAAAAAAGCAGGATCATCGCGGTGTCCAGCGAACGTATTCGTGATGAGTTGTTTAAGATTTTTGATAGTGTCACAACTTATGATTCTTTAGTTATTTTGGATAAGCTAAAGATTTTAGAGATACTATTCCCGGAAATAAAGCCGATGCGCCATATCGGGCAGGGGCCTTATCATCATCTGGATGTCTGGCAGCATACTTTAGAAACATTAAAGCAGTTTGAATTGATTTTAAAATTAGTTAAACATAATCCGCAGATAAATAATTATCTTGAGCAGGAGGTTTCTAGCTTTCATAAAAGATCAAGCCTTCTAAAGTTAGTTTGTATATTGCATGATGTGGGTAAGCCTGCTGCTTTACGCCGGGAAAAAGGGAAAATTATTTTTCACGGCCATGAGAGGGTAGGTTTAGGGCTGACCAGAGTAATCTGGCGCAGGCTAAAATTATCTAATGAGGAGGGCCGCTCTTTAGAGAAGATTGTGCTCTGGCATTTACGCCCCGGATATCTGGCAGATTACCAAAACCCTACTCAGCGGGCAATCTTTCGTTATTTTCGTGATACAGGTAATGAGGCATTGTCTGTGCTTTTGTTATCGTTGGCTGACCAGCGCGCCACTAAAGGCCCGCTGGCTACCGCACTTTCGCGTGTACGGCATGAAAAATTAGTTAAGTTGTTAATTCATAAGTTGCTAAAAAAACAAAGCGAGAAGAAAGTTATTCGCCTGATTAACGGCAATGATATTATGAATAAATTTAAGTTGAAGGCATCTCCATTAATAGGCACAGTTCTTGAAGCGTTGGAAGAGGCTCAGGCGCTTGGTAAGATTAAGAATAAAAAAGAGGCTTTGGAGTTAGCCGCTAAAATAATTAAGAAAGAACAATGA
- a CDS encoding AsmA family protein, which yields MKKFIIITLILLLILTGGIIYLNKVVLPVRIKALVISTLKKQTGKDVTLKSLEFSIFKGLILQDLVISDTQNVILSTRQASCSVFIWPILKKQIIIPGITLKSPYIFLERKADGSFNLQDLFPAAVVPAKKSEFSVSVLKICVVSGNVAFQDDTLATKFKKEIKNIQFNLYLGLPASVKFNFKGEMPQNPTVFISASGQYKILTREFSGNLAVKNLSLAEFGAYYNNLNQLVSGSIDLEAQISFKDQLLQANINAKGENLVLEKDKLKAKLNSGVQAKVEYNLQTKKTAFDGFCNIWQADITGIDFLGEIKNLRGTFSFNQRSLVADSLKAQLLGVPFAIKLGIKDFKTPVLSINTNLDLSILPPIAKEKFNFNLINSASGQAALTIKAHPDALGVWGVDGEVGITGASLKLDKQDIPVEDIVSVIEFSQQGFNWKDTKFKYKGLDYQSSGTFSDFKAPNIKLKLFSQDLSLTSDFNLLGKKVKITQLNGKYLDSQFTVTGDVDNSDSANLQIDLSGKFNLELGNLSTILDKQYPAIKSIRPAGQLDAQFKLNGNPSRFKDCYLQAKLKSNNFSLYGFSTQSLSMDFLLDQKIVKIPNLRIAIYDGSIEGSGALNLDTTDFPYQLELKADGIKLEKLKMDTASKNKNISGTLLGELKLNGFSTDMGKLSGAGSFSVKEGRLWELNLFKGLGKILFTKDLGSIELSECDCAFLIKDKFFSTDKLQIKGNIANLTGPLKIGFDGSLEGALNVDILSDMVPVSGTLKDLTTAIIGQSGKFAVIKLSGTLAEPKYSFKTAVNNILKGLTDVLFGKQ from the coding sequence ATGAAGAAATTTATTATAATTACGCTAATTTTGCTTTTGATCCTTACTGGAGGCATAATCTATTTAAATAAAGTAGTGCTTCCCGTAAGAATAAAAGCACTTGTTATTTCAACGCTGAAAAAACAGACCGGAAAAGATGTAACCTTAAAATCGCTGGAGTTTAGCATATTTAAGGGGTTGATTTTGCAAGATTTGGTTATTTCCGATACGCAGAATGTAATTTTAAGCACGCGCCAGGCAAGCTGCTCCGTTTTTATCTGGCCTATCCTCAAGAAGCAAATCATTATCCCGGGAATAACCCTTAAAAGCCCATATATTTTCTTAGAGCGCAAAGCTGATGGCAGTTTTAATCTACAGGACCTTTTTCCTGCAGCCGTAGTCCCTGCAAAGAAATCTGAATTCAGTGTTTCTGTTCTTAAAATATGTGTCGTATCGGGCAATGTTGCTTTTCAAGATGATACTCTGGCTACTAAATTCAAAAAAGAGATTAAGAATATTCAGTTTAATCTGTATTTGGGCCTGCCGGCAAGCGTAAAGTTCAATTTTAAGGGTGAGATGCCGCAGAATCCTACTGTTTTTATCAGCGCCTCAGGGCAATATAAAATTTTGACCCGGGAGTTTTCCGGAAATCTTGCAGTTAAAAACTTATCATTGGCTGAGTTTGGGGCCTATTATAATAATTTAAACCAGTTGGTTTCAGGCAGTATCGATTTAGAAGCTCAGATTAGTTTTAAAGACCAGTTATTGCAGGCTAATATTAACGCCAAGGGAGAGAATTTAGTTTTGGAAAAAGACAAATTAAAAGCCAAATTGAATTCCGGGGTGCAAGCTAAAGTTGAATATAACCTGCAAACTAAGAAAACTGCTTTCGATGGTTTTTGTAATATTTGGCAGGCTGATATAACAGGAATAGATTTCTTGGGTGAAATCAAGAATCTTCGCGGCACGTTTTCTTTTAACCAGCGCTCGTTAGTTGCAGATAGTTTGAAGGCGCAGTTATTGGGTGTACCTTTTGCAATCAAGCTGGGGATTAAGGATTTTAAGACTCCGGTATTAAGCATTAATACTAATTTAGACCTTAGTATTCTGCCGCCTATTGCCAAAGAGAAATTTAATTTTAACCTGATTAATTCAGCTAGTGGCCAAGCTGCTTTAACGATTAAAGCGCATCCGGATGCATTAGGCGTTTGGGGAGTGGATGGTGAAGTTGGTATAACCGGCGCGAGTTTAAAATTAGATAAGCAAGATATTCCTGTAGAAGATATTGTTTCTGTTATTGAATTTAGCCAACAGGGGTTTAACTGGAAAGATACTAAATTTAAGTATAAGGGGCTAGATTATCAGAGTAGCGGAACATTTTCTGATTTTAAAGCGCCAAACATTAAACTGAAACTTTTTTCCCAGGATCTCTCGTTGACCTCGGATTTTAACTTATTAGGTAAGAAAGTAAAGATTACTCAGCTTAATGGTAAATATCTTGATTCGCAGTTTACAGTAACCGGCGATGTTGATAATTCGGATTCTGCCAATTTGCAGATTGACCTGAGCGGTAAGTTTAATTTGGAGTTGGGTAATTTAAGCACGATACTGGATAAACAGTACCCGGCGATAAAATCTATTCGGCCGGCCGGGCAATTGGATGCGCAATTTAAGTTAAACGGTAATCCGTCGCGCTTTAAGGATTGTTATTTACAGGCAAAACTTAAGAGCAATAATTTTTCTCTCTATGGTTTCAGTACGCAGAGTTTATCCATGGATTTTCTGTTGGATCAAAAAATAGTAAAGATACCAAATTTACGTATTGCTATTTATGATGGATCAATTGAAGGATCTGGCGCCTTAAACCTTGATACTACTGATTTTCCTTATCAACTGGAGTTAAAAGCCGATGGAATTAAATTAGAAAAACTTAAAATGGATACTGCATCCAAAAATAAAAATATATCTGGAACTTTGCTTGGAGAACTTAAACTTAACGGATTTTCAACAGATATGGGTAAGCTTAGCGGAGCCGGTAGCTTTAGTGTAAAAGAGGGAAGGCTTTGGGAATTAAATTTGTTTAAGGGTTTGGGTAAGATATTGTTCACCAAGGATTTGGGTAGCATTGAACTTTCAGAATGTGATTGTGCTTTCTTGATAAAAGATAAATTTTTCTCTACGGATAAGCTGCAAATAAAGGGTAATATTGCTAACCTAACCGGGCCGTTAAAAATTGGTTTTGATGGATCTTTGGAAGGCGCTTTAAATGTGGATATTTTAAGTGACATGGTTCCGGTGAGCGGGACATTAAAGGATCTTACTACTGCAATTATCGGCCAGTCTGGAAAATTCGCGGTGATTAAATTAAGCGGTACACTTGCCGAGCCAAAATATAGTTTTAAAACGGCGGTAAACAATATTTTAAAAGGTTTAACCGATGTGCTTTTCGGGAAACAGTAG
- a CDS encoding secondary thiamine-phosphate synthase enzyme YjbQ: MKVYTQELFFNTKNRQEFINITDQLEQVLVKSGIKEGLCLVNPMHITASVFINDDESGLHKDFSAWLEKLAPFGKDKYQHNLTGEDNADAHLKRTIMGREVVVAVTGGKFHFGPWEQIFYGEFDGQRKKRVLVKIIGE; this comes from the coding sequence ATGAAAGTTTATACTCAGGAGTTATTCTTTAATACGAAGAATCGCCAGGAGTTTATTAATATTACGGATCAGCTAGAGCAGGTTTTGGTTAAAAGTGGAATTAAAGAGGGTTTGTGTTTGGTAAATCCCATGCATATTACTGCCAGTGTCTTTATTAATGATGACGAAAGTGGGCTGCATAAAGATTTCTCCGCCTGGCTTGAGAAATTGGCTCCGTTTGGGAAAGATAAATATCAGCATAATCTTACCGGTGAGGATAATGCGGATGCACATTTAAAGCGTACGATTATGGGCAGAGAAGTAGTGGTGGCGGTGACCGGAGGCAAATTTCATTTTGGTCCTTGGGAGCAGATTTTTTACGGCGAGTTTGACGGTCAAAGAAAAAAGCGCGTTTTAGTTAAGATAATCGGAGAATAG
- a CDS encoding NUDIX hydrolase: MGYLEYVTTKLSGGPYVTVDAIIELPEGIVIIQRSNPPFGWALPGGFVDYGESLEDAVIREAKEETNLDLTEVKQFHTYSAPNRDPRFHTAGTVFIAKAKGIPRAGDDAAGLKVIKLNEIEKMQFAFDHKKILQDYLNSK; the protein is encoded by the coding sequence TTGGGCTATCTGGAATATGTAACGACTAAATTGTCCGGTGGGCCTTATGTTACCGTGGATGCGATTATTGAATTACCCGAAGGAATTGTAATTATTCAGCGTAGTAATCCGCCTTTTGGCTGGGCGCTGCCAGGAGGTTTTGTAGATTACGGCGAGAGCTTAGAAGATGCGGTAATAAGAGAGGCAAAAGAAGAGACTAATCTTGATTTGACCGAGGTTAAACAGTTTCATACCTATTCTGCTCCTAACCGTGACCCCAGATTCCATACAGCCGGAACAGTATTTATTGCCAAAGCTAAAGGAATCCCTAGAGCCGGAGATGATGCCGCAGGCTTAAAAGTTATTAAATTAAATGAAATAGAGAAGATGCAATTTGCTTTTGACCATAAAAAGATTCTTCAGGATTATCTAAATTCAAAATAA
- a CDS encoding DEAD/DEAH box helicase — translation MIYDRFQQEAIDHINNGHSVIVSAPTGAGKTAIAEHIINEAICNNLGVIYTAPIKALSNQKFRDFQGQFKDHIGILTGDVSINPQAPILIMTTEIFRNKILDEPRSLDKYSWIIFDEIHYIDNPERGTVWEESLIFLPKHMHLLGLSATIPNIEQFAKWIESIHDKTVKVVIEENRPVPLHFLFQCQNEIVNKIEQLRRIRSSKPNRLSTLIDYLRNNDGLPAIYFVFSRKRAEELAQELYGFKFLDAKESRAITQLYEDLLERFDLKNEQSAQILYPLVQRGIAYHHAGMLPTLKEVIERLFTSRLLKVIFTTETFALGINMPSRSVMFDGLRKFYGTYVRNLKTRDFYQMAGRAGRRGIDKEGFVYTRVNSQRMTFDEVHRIIFGKPEEVKSQLNTSYATLLNLYEKYQEDLFKIYPLSLHYFQSRKNEQKQALSLLNAKLRLLKDTGYIHEGKLTEKGKFAKTIYGYELVLAELYDQNMLEQLDEFGLGVVAAAIVFDPRKNQRMPLSVSKSSRMIKRSCEEIYDRIKDKERRYKIYPFSKLPYFHLCSCMEAWLRGTSFDKTLQMTDCDEGEVVRYFRMSVQVLREIASAPIASYLLKDKIKETIRVINRDIVDAEKQLREG, via the coding sequence ATGATTTATGACCGCTTTCAACAGGAGGCAATTGACCACATAAACAACGGGCACTCGGTAATTGTCTCTGCTCCTACCGGCGCCGGCAAAACTGCGATTGCCGAACACATTATTAACGAAGCTATTTGCAACAATCTGGGAGTAATCTACACTGCTCCGATCAAAGCCCTCTCCAATCAAAAATTCCGTGACTTTCAAGGACAATTTAAAGATCATATCGGAATCTTAACCGGAGACGTTTCCATTAATCCGCAGGCTCCGATATTAATTATGACTACCGAAATCTTCCGTAACAAAATACTGGATGAGCCGCGTAGCCTTGATAAATATTCCTGGATTATTTTTGATGAGATTCACTACATTGATAATCCCGAGCGCGGTACAGTCTGGGAAGAATCATTAATCTTCTTACCTAAACACATGCATCTTTTAGGATTATCAGCGACAATCCCTAATATTGAACAGTTTGCCAAATGGATCGAATCTATTCACGATAAAACTGTAAAGGTTGTAATTGAAGAAAACCGCCCCGTACCACTGCATTTTCTCTTCCAGTGCCAAAATGAAATCGTCAATAAAATAGAGCAACTTCGGCGTATTCGCTCAAGCAAACCCAATAGATTAAGTACGCTAATTGATTATCTACGCAACAATGATGGGCTACCGGCAATTTATTTTGTTTTTTCCCGTAAGCGCGCCGAAGAGCTTGCCCAGGAGTTATATGGATTTAAATTCTTAGATGCTAAAGAATCCCGCGCAATCACCCAATTATACGAAGACCTGCTGGAAAGATTCGATTTAAAAAATGAACAGTCTGCGCAAATTCTTTATCCTTTAGTGCAACGCGGCATTGCCTATCACCACGCAGGCATGCTGCCTACATTAAAAGAAGTAATCGAACGGCTCTTTACCAGCCGCCTGCTTAAAGTTATCTTTACTACCGAGACATTTGCCTTAGGAATAAATATGCCCAGCCGCTCGGTTATGTTTGACGGCTTGCGTAAATTTTACGGCACCTATGTGCGTAATTTAAAAACGCGCGATTTCTATCAGATGGCCGGGCGAGCAGGCAGGCGCGGTATAGATAAAGAAGGCTTTGTTTACACCCGGGTTAATTCCCAAAGAATGACCTTTGATGAAGTACACAGGATAATTTTTGGCAAACCCGAAGAGGTAAAAAGCCAACTCAACACATCTTATGCTACACTGCTTAATCTTTACGAAAAATATCAGGAGGATTTATTTAAGATCTATCCTCTTTCTCTGCATTATTTTCAGTCGCGTAAAAATGAACAAAAACAGGCTTTAAGCCTCCTTAATGCAAAACTAAGATTGCTCAAAGATACAGGCTATATTCACGAAGGTAAACTTACAGAAAAAGGGAAATTTGCCAAAACAATTTATGGTTATGAATTGGTTTTGGCAGAATTATATGACCAGAATATGCTTGAACAATTAGATGAATTTGGATTAGGAGTAGTGGCTGCGGCAATAGTTTTTGATCCACGCAAAAATCAGCGCATGCCGCTATCGGTATCCAAATCCAGCCGCATGATCAAAAGATCCTGTGAAGAAATTTATGACAGAATAAAAGATAAAGAGCGCCGTTATAAAATTTACCCTTTTAGCAAACTACCCTACTTTCACCTGTGCTCCTGCATGGAAGCATGGCTGCGCGGCACAAGCTTTGATAAAACTTTACAGATGACTGATTGCGATGAAGGTGAAGTAGTGAGGTATTTTAGAATGAGTGTGCAGGTCTTAAGGGAGATTGCCAGCGCCCCGATTGCCTCCTACCTACTTAAAGATAAAATCAAAGAAACCATCCGCGTAATTAACCGCGACATCGTAGACGCCGAAAAACAGCTGCGCGAAGGATAA